Proteins encoded together in one Papaver somniferum cultivar HN1 unplaced genomic scaffold, ASM357369v1 unplaced-scaffold_21, whole genome shotgun sequence window:
- the LOC113339982 gene encoding multiple RNA-binding domain-containing protein 1-like isoform X1 — translation MSRVCVKNLPKYVAEDNLRDFFSQKGEVTDAKLMRTRDGKSRQFAFIGFRTEQQAEEALKYFNNSYMDTSRITCEIAHKVGDANIPRPWSRHSVTEKETVDESKKTSGIKSSNNKGEFKKNKKDLEVDDPQLREFLEVMQPRSKTKLWGNDTLGSALVDQNAKAVVETTNSNKVNKKRPDPSKVKMDKHDKKENAPSDDSANKETLDLPKTEDLSDMDYFKSKVKKDWSDSDSSSSSESEDGPNSEAEAGRVVYTEEPSDDHNTEASQENIEEEEGPPGGSDGEMDEPDNPSSILDDAKKQILETGRLFVRNLPYTASEEDLTEIFSKFGDISEVHLVVDRDTKRSKGIAYVLYTLPEFAVRAFEELDNSIFQGRLLHILPAKQQNTSMKQDSNAGGQASKSFKQQKDDQRKATEAGGDTRAWNSLFMRPDTVVENIARKYGVSKSDFLDREADDLAVRIALGETHVISDTKKGLANAGINVAALEEFASGKNDGSKRSNHVLLVKNLPYGSSEGDLTKMFGKFGSLDKIILPQTKTLALVVFLEANEARAAFKGLAYKRYKDAPLYLEWAPCNILSPSSTSEADAQKYGVVGEKDVKRAIIEQGVEAISEVDVDPDRVESRSLFVKNLNFRTSDENLKKHFTEKIKDGRILSAKVKKHLKNGKNVSMGFGFIELGSVETATKVCKDLQGTILDGHALILQHCHAKSDEQVPRRVDKDKSSTKLIVRNVAFEATEKDLRQLFSPFGQVKSLRLPMKLGNHRGFAFVEFVTKQEAQNALQQLSSVHLYGRHLVLERAKEGETLEDLRARTAAQFTDEQNGYQNSTKLAKKRKHMDILDKSDVMFEKIAR, via the exons AT GTCACGCGTCTGTGTCAAGAATTTACCAAAATATGTTGCTGAAGATAATCTCAGAGATTTCTTCTCTCAGAAAGGGGAAGTAACTGATGCTAAACTCATGAGAACTAG AGATGGTAAGAGTAGACAATTCGCGTTTATTGGGTTTCGAACGGAGCAACAAGCCGAAGAAGCTCTCAAGTACTTCAACAATTCTTACATGGATACGTCTAGAATTACATGTGAG ATTGCTCATAAAGTTGGGGATGCAAATATTCCACGTCCATGGAGTCGGCACTCCGTTACAGAAAAAGAGACAGTAGATGAAAGTAAGAAAACTAGTGGTATCAAAAGCTCGAACAATAAAGgggaattcaaaaaaaataaaaaagacttGGAGGTTGATGATCCTCAACTTCGAGAATTTCTTGAAGTTATGCAACCACGGAGTAAGACGAAGTTGTGGGGGAATGATACATTAGGAAGTGCTCTAGTTGACCAAAATGCCAAAGCTGTTGTTGAAACAACTAATTCTAACAAGGTAAACAAGAAACGGCCGGATCCATCGAAGGTGAAAATGGATAAGCATGATAAAAAAGAAAATGCGCCATCTGATGATTCTGCAAATAAAGAGACACTTGATCTACCTAAAACTGAAGATCTCTCTGACATGGATTATTTCAAGAGTAAAGTGAAAAAGGATTGGTCTGATTCTGATTCAAGTTCAAGTTCAGAGAGTGAAGATGGTCCAAATAGTGAAGCTGAAGCTGGTAGGGTAGTGTACACAGAAGAACCGTCCGATGACCATAATACAGAGGCGTCTCAAGAAAATATAGAAGAAGAGGAAGGTCCTCCTGGAGGATCTGATGGTGAAATGGATGAGCCTGATAACCCATCTTCAATCTTAGATGACGCTAAAAAACAGATTCTTGAGACAGGGCGTCTCTTTGTTCGCAATCTTCCATACACTGCAAG TGAGGAAGATCTGACGGAGATTTTTAGCAAATTTGGTGATATCTCGGAGGTCCATCTTGTTGTTGATAGAGATACCAAACGATCAAAAGGAATTGCTTATGTTCTCTATACCCTTCCAGAATTCGCAGTTAG GGCATTTGAGGAGTTAGACAATTCAATTTTCCAAGGCAGGTTATTGCATATTCTGCCAGCAAAACAACAGAACACTTCTATGAAACAAGA ctCTAATGCTGGTGGCCAAGCATCAAAATCCTTTAAACAACAAAAGGATGACCAAAGAAAAGCAACTGAAGCCGGTGGAGATACACGAGCATGGAACAGTTTATTCATGCGCCCTGATACA GTTGTGGAGAACATTGCTAGGAAGTATGGAGTGAGTAAAAGTGATTTTCTTGACCGGGAAGCAGATGATTTAGCTGTTCGCATTGCTTTGGGAGAGACACACGTCATTTCTGATACGAAAAAAGGTTTGGCAAATGCTGGTATCAATGTTGCTGCTTTAGAGGAGTTTGCCTCTGGAAAGAATGATGGTAGTAAAAGAAGCAATCATGTTTTACTCGTGAAGAATTTGCCATATGGCTCTTCTGAGGGAGATCTAACGAAGATGTTTGGCAAATTTGGAAGCTTGGATAAAATTATTCTTCCTCAAACCAAAACATTGGCCTTG GTTGTTTTCCTTGAAGCAAACGAAGCACGTGCAGCTTTCAAAGGCCTAGCATACAAGCGTTACAA AGATGCTCCATTGTATTTGGAATGGGCTCCTTGCAATATCCTCTCTCCAAGTTCAACGTCGGAGGCTGATGCACAGAAGTACGGTGTTGTTGGTGAAAAGGATGTGAAGAGAGCAATTATTGAACAAGGGGTGGAAGCAATATCTGAAGTTGATGTTGATCCTGATAGGGTGGAG TCACGTTCTCTATTTGTTAAAAATTTGAACTTTAGAACATCTGATGAGAATTTGAAAAAGCATTTTACTGAAAAGATAAAGGACGGAAGAATACTAAGTGCCAAG GTTAAGAAGCACTTGAAAAATGGGAAGAATGTCTCGATGGGTTTTGGTTTCATCGAACTGGGCTCTGTGGAGACAGCGACAAAAGTTTGCAAGGATTTACAG GGAACAATTTTGGATGGCCATGCACTTATTTTGCAACATTGCCATGCCAAATCGGATGAGCAAGTTCCAAGAAGAGTTGACAAAGACAAGAGTTCTACTAAGCTAATTGTAAGAAATGTTGCATTTGAGGCAACAGAGAAAGATCTAAGACAGCTTTTCAGTCCTTTCGGCCAG GTAAAAAGTTTGAGGTTACCGATGAAGTTAGGGAACCACAGAGGTTTTGCGTTTGTTGAGTTTGTAACGAAGCAGGAAGCTCAGAATGCTCTCCAACAGCTTTCAAGTGTCCATTTGTATGGTCGGCATTTG GTGCTGGAACGAGCAAAGGAAGGAGAGACCCTGGAAGACTTGCGAGCTAGAACTGCTGCTCAATTCACTGACGAGCAAAATGGATACCAAAACTCTACAAAGCTAGCAAAGAAGAGAAAACACATGGACATTCTCGACAAATCTGATGTTATGTTTGAAAAGATTGCCCGCTAA
- the LOC113339982 gene encoding multiple RNA-binding domain-containing protein 1-like isoform X2 gives MSRVCVKNLPKYVAEDNLRDFFSQKGEVTDAKLMRTRDGKSRQFAFIGFRTEQQAEEALKYFNNSYMDTSRITCEIAHKVGDANIPRPWSRHSVTEKETVDESKKTSGIKSSNNKGEFKKNKKDLEVDDPQLREFLEVMQPRSKTKLWGNDTLGSALVDQNAKAVVETTNSNKVNKKRPDPSKVKMDKHDKKENAPSDDSANKETLDLPKTEDLSDMDYFKSKVKKDWSDSDSSSSSESEDGPNSEAEAGRVVYTEEPSDDHNTEASQENIEEEEGPPGGSDGEMDEPDNPSSILDDAKKQILETGRLFVRNLPYTASEEDLTEIFSKFGDISEVHLVVDRDTKRSKGIAYVLYTLPEFAVRAFEELDNSIFQGRLLHILPAKQQNTSMKQDSNAGGQASKSFKQQKDDQRKATEAGGDTRAWNSLFMRPDTVVENIARKYGVSKSDFLDREADDLAVRIALGETHVISDTKKGLANAGINVAALEEFASGKNDGSKRSNHVLLVKNLPYGSSEGDLTKMFGKFGSLDKIILPQTKTLALVVFLEANEARAAFKGLAYKRYKDAPLYLEWAPCNILSPSSTSEADAQKYGVVGEKDVKRAIIEQGVEAISEVDVDPDRVESRSLFVKNLNFRTSDENLKKHFTEKIKDGRILSAKVKKHLKNGKNVSMGFGFIELGSVETATKVCKDLQGTILDGHALILQHCHAKSDEQVPRRVDKDKSSTKLIVRNVAFEATEKDLRQLFSPFGQVKSLRLPMKLGNHRGFAFVEFVTKQEAQNALQQLSSVHLYGRHLGHDDSKCVN, from the exons AT GTCACGCGTCTGTGTCAAGAATTTACCAAAATATGTTGCTGAAGATAATCTCAGAGATTTCTTCTCTCAGAAAGGGGAAGTAACTGATGCTAAACTCATGAGAACTAG AGATGGTAAGAGTAGACAATTCGCGTTTATTGGGTTTCGAACGGAGCAACAAGCCGAAGAAGCTCTCAAGTACTTCAACAATTCTTACATGGATACGTCTAGAATTACATGTGAG ATTGCTCATAAAGTTGGGGATGCAAATATTCCACGTCCATGGAGTCGGCACTCCGTTACAGAAAAAGAGACAGTAGATGAAAGTAAGAAAACTAGTGGTATCAAAAGCTCGAACAATAAAGgggaattcaaaaaaaataaaaaagacttGGAGGTTGATGATCCTCAACTTCGAGAATTTCTTGAAGTTATGCAACCACGGAGTAAGACGAAGTTGTGGGGGAATGATACATTAGGAAGTGCTCTAGTTGACCAAAATGCCAAAGCTGTTGTTGAAACAACTAATTCTAACAAGGTAAACAAGAAACGGCCGGATCCATCGAAGGTGAAAATGGATAAGCATGATAAAAAAGAAAATGCGCCATCTGATGATTCTGCAAATAAAGAGACACTTGATCTACCTAAAACTGAAGATCTCTCTGACATGGATTATTTCAAGAGTAAAGTGAAAAAGGATTGGTCTGATTCTGATTCAAGTTCAAGTTCAGAGAGTGAAGATGGTCCAAATAGTGAAGCTGAAGCTGGTAGGGTAGTGTACACAGAAGAACCGTCCGATGACCATAATACAGAGGCGTCTCAAGAAAATATAGAAGAAGAGGAAGGTCCTCCTGGAGGATCTGATGGTGAAATGGATGAGCCTGATAACCCATCTTCAATCTTAGATGACGCTAAAAAACAGATTCTTGAGACAGGGCGTCTCTTTGTTCGCAATCTTCCATACACTGCAAG TGAGGAAGATCTGACGGAGATTTTTAGCAAATTTGGTGATATCTCGGAGGTCCATCTTGTTGTTGATAGAGATACCAAACGATCAAAAGGAATTGCTTATGTTCTCTATACCCTTCCAGAATTCGCAGTTAG GGCATTTGAGGAGTTAGACAATTCAATTTTCCAAGGCAGGTTATTGCATATTCTGCCAGCAAAACAACAGAACACTTCTATGAAACAAGA ctCTAATGCTGGTGGCCAAGCATCAAAATCCTTTAAACAACAAAAGGATGACCAAAGAAAAGCAACTGAAGCCGGTGGAGATACACGAGCATGGAACAGTTTATTCATGCGCCCTGATACA GTTGTGGAGAACATTGCTAGGAAGTATGGAGTGAGTAAAAGTGATTTTCTTGACCGGGAAGCAGATGATTTAGCTGTTCGCATTGCTTTGGGAGAGACACACGTCATTTCTGATACGAAAAAAGGTTTGGCAAATGCTGGTATCAATGTTGCTGCTTTAGAGGAGTTTGCCTCTGGAAAGAATGATGGTAGTAAAAGAAGCAATCATGTTTTACTCGTGAAGAATTTGCCATATGGCTCTTCTGAGGGAGATCTAACGAAGATGTTTGGCAAATTTGGAAGCTTGGATAAAATTATTCTTCCTCAAACCAAAACATTGGCCTTG GTTGTTTTCCTTGAAGCAAACGAAGCACGTGCAGCTTTCAAAGGCCTAGCATACAAGCGTTACAA AGATGCTCCATTGTATTTGGAATGGGCTCCTTGCAATATCCTCTCTCCAAGTTCAACGTCGGAGGCTGATGCACAGAAGTACGGTGTTGTTGGTGAAAAGGATGTGAAGAGAGCAATTATTGAACAAGGGGTGGAAGCAATATCTGAAGTTGATGTTGATCCTGATAGGGTGGAG TCACGTTCTCTATTTGTTAAAAATTTGAACTTTAGAACATCTGATGAGAATTTGAAAAAGCATTTTACTGAAAAGATAAAGGACGGAAGAATACTAAGTGCCAAG GTTAAGAAGCACTTGAAAAATGGGAAGAATGTCTCGATGGGTTTTGGTTTCATCGAACTGGGCTCTGTGGAGACAGCGACAAAAGTTTGCAAGGATTTACAG GGAACAATTTTGGATGGCCATGCACTTATTTTGCAACATTGCCATGCCAAATCGGATGAGCAAGTTCCAAGAAGAGTTGACAAAGACAAGAGTTCTACTAAGCTAATTGTAAGAAATGTTGCATTTGAGGCAACAGAGAAAGATCTAAGACAGCTTTTCAGTCCTTTCGGCCAG GTAAAAAGTTTGAGGTTACCGATGAAGTTAGGGAACCACAGAGGTTTTGCGTTTGTTGAGTTTGTAACGAAGCAGGAAGCTCAGAATGCTCTCCAACAGCTTTCAAGTGTCCATTTGTATGGTCGGCATTTG GGTCATGATGACAGCAAATGTGTAAACTAG